From Heptranchias perlo isolate sHepPer1 chromosome 8, sHepPer1.hap1, whole genome shotgun sequence, a single genomic window includes:
- the LOC137324577 gene encoding uncharacterized protein has translation MLHKLDNQEHYRWLPADPTKEHTHQLNKLIKTFDPDLQSILRALIPRTPRVGDFYCLPKIHKANTPGRPIVSGNGTLCENLSGYIEGILKPIVQGTLSFCRDTTDFLQKLSTHGPVEPGTLLITMDVSALYTNMPHDDGIAATASVLNTNNSQSPDAILQLIRFILDHNVFTFDNQFFTQTHGTAMGTKFAPQYANIFMHKFEQDFFTAQDLQPTLYTRYIDDIFSFYAPTAKNH, from the coding sequence ATGCTGCAcaaactggacaaccaggaacactacagatggttacctgcagatccgaccaaagaacacacccaccagctcaacaaactgatcaagaccttcgatccagaccttcaaagcatcctacgcgctctcatcccacgtactccccgcgtgggagacttctactgcctcccaaagatacacaaagccaacacaccaggacgccctatcgtatcaggcaacggaaccctgtgtgagaacctctctggatacatcgagggcattctgaaacccatcgtacagggaaccctcagcttctgtcgcgacactacagacttcctacaaaaactcagtacccacggaccagttgaaccaggaacacttctcatcacgatggacgtctcggcactctacaccaatatgccccacgatgacggcatcgctgcgacagcatcagtactcaacaccaacaacagccaatctccagacgccatcctacaactcatccgcttcatcctggatcacaatgtcttcaccttcgataaccagttctttacccaaacacacggaacagccatggggaccaaattcgcaccccaatacgccaacattttcatgcacaagttcgagcaggacttcttcactgcacaggacctccaaccaacgctatacaccagatacattgacgacatattttctttctatgcacccacggcgaagaatcactga